Proteins encoded in a region of the Ptychodera flava strain L36383 chromosome 4, AS_Pfla_20210202, whole genome shotgun sequence genome:
- the LOC139131381 gene encoding arfaptin-2-like isoform X4, with protein sequence MMSDLGYPNIHSDNVEAPNGHDPDDTFEQDLRNMLRDGPNISDSPATMQSGGVHSPSASKPMGDSMYKSSSPSYASSTAAYNPSKGTVYSSGSQYGSSQGSAGVPGSQRFLENSKSKLDALKTWGVSTYKCTRQIISEKLGRGSRTVDLQLEAQIEVLRDTQRKYANILRLSKALTNHFYQVVLTQRALGEAFTDLAVKSPELQEEFTYNAETQRNLCKNGETLLGALNFFTSNVNTLCNKTMEDTLITVHQYESARIEYDAYRTDMEALQLQPRDSATVGKVEEAKRKYNVHKEKFDKLRGDVAIKLRFLEENKVKVMQKQLLLFHNAISSYFSGNQQALEATLKQFSIKLKPPSENQPSFLETDLQDQRH encoded by the exons ATGATGTCAGATTTAGGATATCCCAATATTCACTCAGACAATGTAGAGGCTCCCAATGGGCATGACCCTGATGACACCTTTGAGCAGGACTTGAGAAACATGCTGCGCGATGGACCCAACATATCGGACAGCCCGGCCACCATGCAGAGTGGAGGAGTTCATTCCCCCAGTG CTTCAAAACCAATGGGTGACTCTATGTACAAATCTAGCAGTCCATCTTATGCCTCCAGCACTGCAGCATACAACCCAAGCAAAGGCACTGTCTACAGCAGTGGTTCACAATACGGCAGCAGCCAGGGCTCTGCTGGTGTACCAGGAAGTCAGCGATTCTTAGAAAATTCAAAATCCAAACTGGATGCCCTGAAGACCTGGGGTGTGTCGACGTACAAGTGCACAAGACAGATCATCTCAGAGAAATTAGGCAGGGGGTCCCGGACAGTCGACTTACAACTGGAAGCACAGATTGAGGTTCTGAGGGACACCCAGCGAAAGTATGCCAACATTCTCCGGTTGTCCAAGGCTCTCACAAACCACTTCTACCAGGTGGTGCTGACGCAGCGTGCCCTGGGAGAGGCTTTCACCGACCTGGCCGTGAAGTCGCCAGAGTTGCAGGAGGAGTTCACCTACAATGCCGAGACTCAGAGGAATCTATGCAAGAATGGGGAGACTCTTCTAGGAGCTTTGAATTTCTTCACATCAAATGTGAATACCCTGTGTAATAAAACCATGGAGGATACCCTCATAACAGTCCATCAGTATGAGTCTGCTAG AATTGAATACGATGCATACAGGACAGATATGGAAGCACTGCAGTTGCAACCAAGGGACTCTGCAACAGTAGGCAAGGTTGAAGAGGCCAAACGGAAGTACAATGTGCACAAAGAAAAGTTTGATAAACTGAGAGGGGATGTTGCAATCAAACTAAGATTCCTTGAAGAAAACAAG GTGAAAGTGATGCAAAAGCAACTACTATTATTCCACAACGCAATATCTAGCTACTTCTCTGGTAACCAGCAAGCATTGGAGGCAACACTTAAACAGTTCAGCATTAAACTGAAGCCGCCGTCAGAAAACCAACCCTCTTTCCTGGAAACTGATCTTCAAGACCAGCGCCACTAG
- the LOC139131381 gene encoding arfaptin-2-like isoform X3 → MMSDLGYPNIHSDNVEAPNGHDPDDTFEQDLRNMLRDGPNISDSPATMQSGGVHSPSDGMVEDNDTFPPATSKPMGDSMYKSSSPSYASSTAAYNPSKGTVYSSGSQYGSSQGSAGVPGSQRFLENSKSKLDALKTWGVSTYKCTRQIISEKLGRGSRTVDLQLEAQIEVLRDTQRKYANILRLSKALTNHFYQVVLTQRALGEAFTDLAVKSPELQEEFTYNAETQRNLCKNGETLLGALNFFTSNVNTLCNKTMEDTLITVHQYESARIEYDAYRTDMEALQLQPRDSATVGKVEEAKRKYNVHKEKFDKLRGDVAIKLRFLEENKVKVMQKQLLLFHNAISSYFSGNQQALEATLKQFSIKLKPPSENQPSFLETDLQDQRH, encoded by the exons ATGATGTCAGATTTAGGATATCCCAATATTCACTCAGACAATGTAGAGGCTCCCAATGGGCATGACCCTGATGACACCTTTGAGCAGGACTTGAGAAACATGCTGCGCGATGGACCCAACATATCGGACAGCCCGGCCACCATGCAGAGTGGAGGAGTTCATTCCCCCAGTG ATGGTATGGTAGAAGACAATGATACCTTTCCTCCTGCAA CTTCAAAACCAATGGGTGACTCTATGTACAAATCTAGCAGTCCATCTTATGCCTCCAGCACTGCAGCATACAACCCAAGCAAAGGCACTGTCTACAGCAGTGGTTCACAATACGGCAGCAGCCAGGGCTCTGCTGGTGTACCAGGAAGTCAGCGATTCTTAGAAAATTCAAAATCCAAACTGGATGCCCTGAAGACCTGGGGTGTGTCGACGTACAAGTGCACAAGACAGATCATCTCAGAGAAATTAGGCAGGGGGTCCCGGACAGTCGACTTACAACTGGAAGCACAGATTGAGGTTCTGAGGGACACCCAGCGAAAGTATGCCAACATTCTCCGGTTGTCCAAGGCTCTCACAAACCACTTCTACCAGGTGGTGCTGACGCAGCGTGCCCTGGGAGAGGCTTTCACCGACCTGGCCGTGAAGTCGCCAGAGTTGCAGGAGGAGTTCACCTACAATGCCGAGACTCAGAGGAATCTATGCAAGAATGGGGAGACTCTTCTAGGAGCTTTGAATTTCTTCACATCAAATGTGAATACCCTGTGTAATAAAACCATGGAGGATACCCTCATAACAGTCCATCAGTATGAGTCTGCTAG AATTGAATACGATGCATACAGGACAGATATGGAAGCACTGCAGTTGCAACCAAGGGACTCTGCAACAGTAGGCAAGGTTGAAGAGGCCAAACGGAAGTACAATGTGCACAAAGAAAAGTTTGATAAACTGAGAGGGGATGTTGCAATCAAACTAAGATTCCTTGAAGAAAACAAG GTGAAAGTGATGCAAAAGCAACTACTATTATTCCACAACGCAATATCTAGCTACTTCTCTGGTAACCAGCAAGCATTGGAGGCAACACTTAAACAGTTCAGCATTAAACTGAAGCCGCCGTCAGAAAACCAACCCTCTTTCCTGGAAACTGATCTTCAAGACCAGCGCCACTAG
- the LOC139131381 gene encoding arfaptin-2-like isoform X2, producing the protein MMSDLGYPNIHSDNVEAPNGHDPDDTFEQDLRNMLRDGPNISDSPATMQSGGVHSPSGQFTGIDLSSPPRTTIPSSPRAISPSDVAASRLANQKSDAASKPMGDSMYKSSSPSYASSTAAYNPSKGTVYSSGSQYGSSQGSAGVPGSQRFLENSKSKLDALKTWGVSTYKCTRQIISEKLGRGSRTVDLQLEAQIEVLRDTQRKYANILRLSKALTNHFYQVVLTQRALGEAFTDLAVKSPELQEEFTYNAETQRNLCKNGETLLGALNFFTSNVNTLCNKTMEDTLITVHQYESARIEYDAYRTDMEALQLQPRDSATVGKVEEAKRKYNVHKEKFDKLRGDVAIKLRFLEENKVKVMQKQLLLFHNAISSYFSGNQQALEATLKQFSIKLKPPSENQPSFLETDLQDQRH; encoded by the exons ATGATGTCAGATTTAGGATATCCCAATATTCACTCAGACAATGTAGAGGCTCCCAATGGGCATGACCCTGATGACACCTTTGAGCAGGACTTGAGAAACATGCTGCGCGATGGACCCAACATATCGGACAGCCCGGCCACCATGCAGAGTGGAGGAGTTCATTCCCCCAGTGGTCAGTTTACTGGTATTGACCTCAGTAGTCCGCCTCGGACAACCATTCCCTCCTCACCTCGTGCCATTAGCCCTAGTGATGTGGCTGCCAGtcgtttagccaatcaaaagtCGGATGCAG CTTCAAAACCAATGGGTGACTCTATGTACAAATCTAGCAGTCCATCTTATGCCTCCAGCACTGCAGCATACAACCCAAGCAAAGGCACTGTCTACAGCAGTGGTTCACAATACGGCAGCAGCCAGGGCTCTGCTGGTGTACCAGGAAGTCAGCGATTCTTAGAAAATTCAAAATCCAAACTGGATGCCCTGAAGACCTGGGGTGTGTCGACGTACAAGTGCACAAGACAGATCATCTCAGAGAAATTAGGCAGGGGGTCCCGGACAGTCGACTTACAACTGGAAGCACAGATTGAGGTTCTGAGGGACACCCAGCGAAAGTATGCCAACATTCTCCGGTTGTCCAAGGCTCTCACAAACCACTTCTACCAGGTGGTGCTGACGCAGCGTGCCCTGGGAGAGGCTTTCACCGACCTGGCCGTGAAGTCGCCAGAGTTGCAGGAGGAGTTCACCTACAATGCCGAGACTCAGAGGAATCTATGCAAGAATGGGGAGACTCTTCTAGGAGCTTTGAATTTCTTCACATCAAATGTGAATACCCTGTGTAATAAAACCATGGAGGATACCCTCATAACAGTCCATCAGTATGAGTCTGCTAG AATTGAATACGATGCATACAGGACAGATATGGAAGCACTGCAGTTGCAACCAAGGGACTCTGCAACAGTAGGCAAGGTTGAAGAGGCCAAACGGAAGTACAATGTGCACAAAGAAAAGTTTGATAAACTGAGAGGGGATGTTGCAATCAAACTAAGATTCCTTGAAGAAAACAAG GTGAAAGTGATGCAAAAGCAACTACTATTATTCCACAACGCAATATCTAGCTACTTCTCTGGTAACCAGCAAGCATTGGAGGCAACACTTAAACAGTTCAGCATTAAACTGAAGCCGCCGTCAGAAAACCAACCCTCTTTCCTGGAAACTGATCTTCAAGACCAGCGCCACTAG
- the LOC139131381 gene encoding arfaptin-2-like isoform X1, producing MMSDLGYPNIHSDNVEAPNGHDPDDTFEQDLRNMLRDGPNISDSPATMQSGGVHSPSGQFTGIDLSSPPRTTIPSSPRAISPSDVAASRLANQKSDADGMVEDNDTFPPATSKPMGDSMYKSSSPSYASSTAAYNPSKGTVYSSGSQYGSSQGSAGVPGSQRFLENSKSKLDALKTWGVSTYKCTRQIISEKLGRGSRTVDLQLEAQIEVLRDTQRKYANILRLSKALTNHFYQVVLTQRALGEAFTDLAVKSPELQEEFTYNAETQRNLCKNGETLLGALNFFTSNVNTLCNKTMEDTLITVHQYESARIEYDAYRTDMEALQLQPRDSATVGKVEEAKRKYNVHKEKFDKLRGDVAIKLRFLEENKVKVMQKQLLLFHNAISSYFSGNQQALEATLKQFSIKLKPPSENQPSFLETDLQDQRH from the exons ATGATGTCAGATTTAGGATATCCCAATATTCACTCAGACAATGTAGAGGCTCCCAATGGGCATGACCCTGATGACACCTTTGAGCAGGACTTGAGAAACATGCTGCGCGATGGACCCAACATATCGGACAGCCCGGCCACCATGCAGAGTGGAGGAGTTCATTCCCCCAGTGGTCAGTTTACTGGTATTGACCTCAGTAGTCCGCCTCGGACAACCATTCCCTCCTCACCTCGTGCCATTAGCCCTAGTGATGTGGCTGCCAGtcgtttagccaatcaaaagtCGGATGCAG ATGGTATGGTAGAAGACAATGATACCTTTCCTCCTGCAA CTTCAAAACCAATGGGTGACTCTATGTACAAATCTAGCAGTCCATCTTATGCCTCCAGCACTGCAGCATACAACCCAAGCAAAGGCACTGTCTACAGCAGTGGTTCACAATACGGCAGCAGCCAGGGCTCTGCTGGTGTACCAGGAAGTCAGCGATTCTTAGAAAATTCAAAATCCAAACTGGATGCCCTGAAGACCTGGGGTGTGTCGACGTACAAGTGCACAAGACAGATCATCTCAGAGAAATTAGGCAGGGGGTCCCGGACAGTCGACTTACAACTGGAAGCACAGATTGAGGTTCTGAGGGACACCCAGCGAAAGTATGCCAACATTCTCCGGTTGTCCAAGGCTCTCACAAACCACTTCTACCAGGTGGTGCTGACGCAGCGTGCCCTGGGAGAGGCTTTCACCGACCTGGCCGTGAAGTCGCCAGAGTTGCAGGAGGAGTTCACCTACAATGCCGAGACTCAGAGGAATCTATGCAAGAATGGGGAGACTCTTCTAGGAGCTTTGAATTTCTTCACATCAAATGTGAATACCCTGTGTAATAAAACCATGGAGGATACCCTCATAACAGTCCATCAGTATGAGTCTGCTAG AATTGAATACGATGCATACAGGACAGATATGGAAGCACTGCAGTTGCAACCAAGGGACTCTGCAACAGTAGGCAAGGTTGAAGAGGCCAAACGGAAGTACAATGTGCACAAAGAAAAGTTTGATAAACTGAGAGGGGATGTTGCAATCAAACTAAGATTCCTTGAAGAAAACAAG GTGAAAGTGATGCAAAAGCAACTACTATTATTCCACAACGCAATATCTAGCTACTTCTCTGGTAACCAGCAAGCATTGGAGGCAACACTTAAACAGTTCAGCATTAAACTGAAGCCGCCGTCAGAAAACCAACCCTCTTTCCTGGAAACTGATCTTCAAGACCAGCGCCACTAG